In one Kitasatospora cineracea genomic region, the following are encoded:
- a CDS encoding TetR/AcrR family transcriptional regulator, producing MATPTTAADPQPVGLRERKKRRTRDALVDAAHRLFLCHGYGRTTVDEIASEVEVSQRTFFRYFANKEEVALAVLAEAEQAFLEFLRARPARENPLEAMRGAVREVWQAVDRGQESGPAALELFELIESTPTLLAAHLRHAIQQEVEVARILAEREGLDPAADLRPRLLAAVFGTVVRISHLSYAAAPDAADHSMDGMLELIERHFDQLGPALAGSWR from the coding sequence ATGGCCACGCCCACCACCGCCGCCGACCCGCAGCCCGTCGGCCTGCGCGAACGCAAGAAGCGGCGCACCCGGGACGCCCTGGTCGACGCCGCCCACCGGCTCTTCCTCTGCCACGGCTACGGGCGCACCACGGTGGACGAGATCGCCTCCGAGGTGGAGGTCTCCCAGCGCACCTTCTTCCGGTACTTCGCCAACAAGGAGGAGGTCGCGCTCGCCGTCCTGGCCGAGGCCGAGCAGGCGTTCCTGGAGTTCCTGCGGGCCCGCCCGGCCCGGGAGAACCCGCTGGAGGCGATGCGCGGCGCGGTCCGCGAGGTCTGGCAGGCCGTCGACCGGGGACAGGAGAGCGGGCCGGCCGCGCTGGAGCTGTTCGAACTGATCGAGTCCACCCCGACGCTGCTCGCCGCCCACCTGCGGCACGCCATCCAGCAGGAGGTCGAGGTGGCCCGGATCCTCGCCGAGCGCGAGGGCCTCGACCCGGCCGCCGACCTGCGCCCCCGCCTGCTGGCCGCCGTGTTCGGCACCGTGGTGCGGATCTCGCACCTCTCCTACGCCGCCGCCCCGGACGCCGCCGACCACTCGATGGACGGCATGCTGGAGCTGATCGAGCGTCACTTCGACCAGCTGGGGCCCGCCCTGGCGGGCTCCTGGCGCTGA
- the aceE gene encoding pyruvate dehydrogenase (acetyl-transferring), homodimeric type, translating into MASGSDRNPIIIGGLPSQVPDFDPEETAEWLESLDAAIDERGRERARYLMLRLIERAREKRVAVPEMRSTDYVNTIATKDEPFFPGNEEIERKILNATRWNAAVMVSRAQRPGIGVGGHIATFASSASLYDVGFNYFFRGKDADGESGDQVFFQGHASPGIYARAFLLDRLTEQQLDAFRQEKSKAPYGLSSYPHPRLMPDFWEFPTVSMGLGPLGAIYQARMNRYLEHRGIKDTSDSQVYAFLGDGEMDEPESLGQLSLAAREGLDNLTFVVNCNLQRLDGPVRGNGKIIQELESQFRGAGWNVIKLVWDRSWDPLLAQDRDGVLVNKLNTTPDGQFQTYATETGSYIREHFFGGDLRLRAMVENMTDHQIQHLGRGGHDHRKVYAAFKAAREHKGQPTVILAQTVKGWTLGPNFEGRNATHQMKKLTVEDLKRFRDRLHLPITDKQLDEGYPPYYHPGRNSEEIQYMHDRRQELGGYVPTRKVRPRKLELPGDDAYKAVKKGSGNQTIATTMAFVRVLKDLMRDKGIGNRFVPIAPDEYRTFGMDSLFPSAKIYNPLGQTYESVDRELLLAYKESPSGQMLHDGISEAGCTASLIAAGSSYATHGEPLIPVYVFYSMFGFQRTGDQFWQMADQLARGFVIGATAGRTTLTGEGLQHADGHSHLLASTNPGVVAYDPAYGYEIAHIVQDGLRRMYGSSAEHPHGEDVFYYMTVYNEPIKMPAEPEGVDVEGILKGLYRLKAGEAGQIPAQVIASGVAVPWALEAQRILAEDWNVKADVWSATSWNELRRDAVEAEEFNLLHPEEPQRVPYVTTKLSGAEGPFVAVSDWMRAVPDQIARWVPGQYQSLGADGFGFADTRGAARRFFHIDAQSIVLGTLTELAKQGKIDRSLLKAAIDRYQLLDVAAADPGAAGGDA; encoded by the coding sequence GTGGCTTCCGGATCCGATCGCAACCCGATCATCATTGGCGGCCTCCCGAGCCAGGTCCCGGACTTCGATCCCGAGGAGACCGCGGAGTGGCTGGAGTCCCTTGACGCCGCCATCGACGAGCGCGGGCGCGAGCGCGCCCGCTACCTCATGCTGCGGCTGATCGAGCGCGCCCGCGAGAAGCGTGTCGCCGTGCCCGAGATGCGCAGCACGGACTACGTCAACACCATCGCCACCAAGGACGAGCCGTTCTTCCCCGGCAACGAGGAGATCGAGCGCAAGATCCTGAACGCGACGCGCTGGAACGCGGCCGTCATGGTCTCCCGCGCCCAGCGTCCCGGCATCGGCGTCGGCGGGCACATCGCCACCTTCGCCTCCTCCGCGTCCCTGTACGACGTGGGCTTCAACTACTTCTTCCGCGGCAAGGACGCCGACGGCGAGTCCGGCGACCAGGTCTTCTTCCAGGGCCACGCCTCGCCCGGCATCTACGCCCGCGCCTTCCTGCTGGACCGGCTGACCGAGCAGCAGCTCGACGCCTTCCGGCAGGAGAAGTCCAAGGCGCCGTACGGCCTCTCCAGCTACCCGCACCCGCGGCTGATGCCGGACTTCTGGGAGTTCCCGACCGTCTCGATGGGCCTCGGCCCGCTCGGCGCGATCTACCAGGCCCGGATGAACCGCTACCTGGAGCACCGCGGCATCAAGGACACCTCCGACTCGCAGGTGTACGCCTTCCTCGGGGACGGCGAGATGGACGAGCCGGAATCGCTCGGCCAGCTCTCGCTCGCCGCTCGAGAGGGCCTGGACAACCTGACCTTCGTGGTCAACTGCAACCTGCAGCGCCTGGACGGCCCGGTCCGCGGCAACGGCAAGATCATCCAGGAGCTGGAGTCGCAGTTCCGCGGCGCCGGCTGGAACGTCATCAAGCTCGTCTGGGACCGGTCCTGGGACCCGCTGCTGGCCCAGGACCGCGACGGCGTCCTGGTCAACAAGCTGAACACCACCCCGGACGGCCAGTTCCAGACCTACGCCACCGAGACCGGCTCGTACATCCGCGAGCACTTCTTCGGCGGCGACCTGCGGCTGCGCGCCATGGTCGAGAACATGACCGACCACCAGATCCAGCACCTGGGCCGCGGCGGCCACGACCACCGCAAGGTCTACGCCGCGTTCAAGGCCGCCCGCGAGCACAAGGGCCAGCCGACCGTCATCCTGGCGCAGACCGTCAAGGGCTGGACGCTGGGCCCCAACTTCGAGGGCCGCAACGCCACCCACCAGATGAAGAAGCTGACGGTCGAGGACCTGAAGCGCTTCCGCGACCGGCTGCACCTGCCGATCACCGACAAGCAGCTGGACGAGGGCTACCCGCCCTACTACCACCCGGGCCGCAACTCGGAGGAGATCCAGTACATGCACGACCGCCGGCAGGAGCTCGGCGGCTACGTGCCCACCCGCAAGGTGCGCCCGCGCAAGCTCGAACTGCCGGGCGACGACGCGTACAAGGCGGTCAAGAAGGGCTCCGGCAACCAGACCATCGCCACCACCATGGCGTTCGTCCGGGTGCTCAAGGACCTGATGCGCGACAAGGGCATCGGCAACCGCTTCGTGCCGATCGCGCCCGACGAGTACCGCACCTTCGGCATGGACTCGCTGTTCCCGTCCGCCAAGATCTACAACCCGCTCGGCCAGACCTACGAGTCGGTCGACCGCGAGCTGCTGCTGGCGTACAAGGAGTCCCCGTCCGGCCAGATGTTGCACGACGGCATCTCCGAGGCCGGCTGCACCGCCTCGCTGATCGCGGCCGGCTCCTCGTACGCGACGCACGGCGAGCCGCTGATCCCGGTGTACGTCTTCTACTCGATGTTCGGGTTCCAGCGCACCGGCGACCAGTTCTGGCAGATGGCCGACCAGCTGGCCCGCGGCTTCGTCATCGGCGCCACCGCCGGCCGCACCACCCTGACCGGTGAGGGCCTGCAGCACGCCGACGGCCACTCGCACCTGCTGGCCTCCACCAACCCCGGCGTGGTCGCCTACGACCCGGCCTACGGGTACGAGATCGCCCACATCGTCCAGGACGGCCTGCGCCGCATGTACGGCTCCTCCGCCGAGCACCCGCACGGCGAGGACGTCTTCTACTACATGACGGTCTACAACGAGCCGATCAAGATGCCGGCCGAGCCGGAGGGCGTGGACGTCGAGGGCATCCTCAAGGGCCTCTACCGGCTCAAGGCGGGCGAGGCCGGCCAGATCCCCGCGCAGGTCATCGCCTCCGGCGTGGCCGTGCCGTGGGCCCTGGAGGCCCAGCGCATCCTCGCCGAGGACTGGAACGTCAAGGCGGACGTCTGGTCGGCGACCTCCTGGAACGAGCTGCGCCGCGACGCCGTCGAGGCCGAGGAGTTCAACCTCCTGCACCCCGAGGAGCCGCAGCGCGTCCCGTACGTGACCACCAAGCTCTCCGGGGCCGAGGGTCCGTTCGTGGCCGTCTCCGACTGGATGCGCGCCGTCCCGGACCAGATCGCCCGCTGGGTCCCCGGCCAGTACCAGTCCCTGGGCGCCGACGGCTTCGGCTTCGCCGACACCCGCGGCGCGGCCCGGCGCTTCTTCCACATCGACGCGCAGTCGATCGTCCTCGGCACGCTCACCGAGCTGGCCAAGCAGGGCAAGATCGACCGCTCGCTGCTGAAGGCGGCCATCGACCGCTACCAGCTGCTCGACGTGGCCGCGGCCGACCCGGGCGCCGCGGGCGGCGACGCCTAA